In Halosegnis marinus, one genomic interval encodes:
- a CDS encoding helix-turn-helix domain-containing protein, which translates to MPQARLRVTLPDGLWIGRLSRAHPDAVFRVLTAFADGERGVALVELSSPDPAPLLADLVDEPAVTATEVLHREGDRVLVRLGTSNPLLLAPVRESGVPLDFPFRLADGHAVWEVRAPHDRLSALGDGLRDSGIRFEVERVGRVADPDGPLAEGQRRVLEAAVDHGYYDTPRECTLTELADRLDMAKSTVSETLHRAEEQIVKEFVGEPTDGP; encoded by the coding sequence ATGCCACAGGCTCGCCTGCGGGTCACCCTCCCCGACGGGCTCTGGATCGGTCGGCTCTCGCGGGCCCACCCGGACGCGGTGTTCCGGGTGTTGACCGCCTTCGCCGACGGCGAGCGCGGCGTCGCGCTCGTGGAGCTGTCGTCGCCGGACCCGGCGCCGCTGCTGGCCGACCTCGTCGACGAGCCGGCGGTGACGGCGACGGAGGTACTCCACCGCGAGGGCGACCGGGTCCTGGTCCGACTCGGGACGTCGAACCCGCTGTTGCTCGCGCCGGTCCGGGAGTCGGGGGTTCCCCTCGACTTCCCGTTCCGGCTGGCCGACGGCCACGCGGTCTGGGAGGTGCGGGCGCCGCACGACCGGCTCTCGGCGCTCGGCGACGGCCTCCGCGACAGCGGTATCCGGTTCGAGGTGGAACGCGTCGGCCGGGTCGCCGACCCCGACGGCCCGCTCGCCGAGGGGCAGCGCCGGGTGCTGGAGGCGGCCGTCGACCACGGCTACTACGACACCCCTCGAGAGTGTACGCTGACGGAACTGGCCGACCGGCTCGACATGGCCAAGTCGACCGTCTCGGAGACGCTCCACCGCGCCGAGGAACAGATCGTCAAGGAGTTCGTCGGCGAGCCGACCGACGGCCCCTGA
- a CDS encoding GAF domain-containing protein, translated as MDDSSGGSPAGEPTDEVFDRITDAVFALDDEWRFTFLNEHAEGLLESDEAALLGENVWDVFPAAAESTFRDEYERARETGESVSFEAYYDPLSTWFSVRAYPSETGLSVYFRDVSGRKRRDRALREAYEIASDADRSFDERVGELLALVRGTLDLAEGVLSRVDGDTYTPEAVSSADGDGPAVGESVPLDETLCARVLAADGAMTVADAADGPTAYVGTPVYADGEQYGTFCFYGGAPRPDGFSEWEVTFVELLGNWVSSELQRRRTIDRLTALDEVNAVVRDINGTLVEQSTRADIERVVCERLAASDSYEFAWLGVVDEHSGEVVPSTAVRADEYLADVTVSAAPDEDRGRGPAGRALRTGEVHISRDIETDADFAPWRDHARERGVRSAAAVPVGTDGAEYGVLNLYSTRRDAFGEQERAVVAQLGEITGLAIAAVEHEREVEHKRERLEFINRFLRHNLLNGLNLVTVRSDLLARSVDDPDAADHVEVIRERVDDMAGLIDTMRTFMDAVIEGERHRGEPVAVREVLDRKLSLAREGYPEATFRARDLPDPGTRVLADELVGEVLENVLSNAVVHNDTDAPTVEVRARETTCSLPTDPETGDPLPPGHAPSGAEPTDEHPALAVEIADDGPGVPDGEKERILAKGVTELSAPGNGLGLYLVGETMRSYGGRVGVGDNEPRGAVFELVFPVVERGA; from the coding sequence ATGGATGACTCTTCGGGGGGGTCGCCGGCGGGCGAGCCGACCGACGAGGTGTTCGACCGCATCACCGACGCGGTGTTCGCGCTCGACGACGAGTGGCGGTTCACGTTCCTCAACGAACACGCCGAGGGGCTCTTGGAGAGCGACGAGGCCGCGCTGCTCGGGGAGAACGTCTGGGACGTGTTCCCCGCGGCCGCGGAGTCGACGTTCCGCGACGAGTACGAGCGCGCCCGCGAGACGGGCGAGTCCGTCTCGTTCGAGGCGTACTACGACCCCCTCTCGACGTGGTTCTCGGTGCGGGCGTACCCCTCCGAGACGGGGCTGTCGGTGTACTTCCGCGACGTCTCCGGGCGGAAGCGTCGCGACCGGGCGCTGCGGGAGGCGTACGAGATAGCCTCCGACGCCGACCGGTCGTTCGACGAGCGCGTCGGGGAACTGCTCGCGTTGGTCCGCGGGACGCTCGACCTCGCCGAGGGGGTGTTGTCGCGCGTGGACGGGGACACCTACACCCCAGAGGCCGTGTCGTCGGCCGACGGCGACGGCCCCGCCGTCGGGGAGTCGGTTCCGCTCGACGAGACGCTGTGCGCCCGGGTGCTCGCGGCCGACGGGGCGATGACGGTCGCCGACGCGGCCGACGGCCCGACCGCCTACGTCGGGACGCCGGTGTACGCCGACGGCGAGCAGTACGGCACCTTCTGCTTCTACGGCGGGGCGCCGCGCCCGGACGGCTTCTCGGAGTGGGAGGTGACGTTCGTCGAACTGCTCGGCAACTGGGTGAGCTCGGAGCTCCAGCGCCGGCGCACCATCGACCGGCTGACGGCGCTCGACGAGGTGAACGCCGTCGTCCGCGACATCAACGGCACGCTCGTCGAGCAGTCCACCCGCGCCGACATCGAGCGGGTGGTGTGCGAGCGGCTGGCGGCGTCGGACTCCTACGAGTTCGCGTGGCTGGGCGTCGTCGACGAACACTCCGGCGAGGTGGTGCCCTCGACGGCGGTGCGGGCCGACGAGTACCTCGCCGACGTCACCGTCTCGGCCGCCCCCGACGAGGACCGCGGGCGCGGGCCGGCGGGGCGGGCGCTCCGCACCGGCGAGGTCCACATCTCCCGGGACATCGAGACCGACGCGGACTTCGCGCCGTGGCGCGACCACGCCCGCGAGCGCGGCGTCCGCTCGGCGGCCGCGGTCCCCGTCGGCACCGACGGCGCGGAGTACGGCGTGTTAAACCTCTACTCGACGCGGCGCGACGCGTTCGGCGAACAGGAGCGGGCCGTCGTCGCCCAGCTCGGCGAGATTACGGGGCTGGCCATCGCCGCCGTCGAGCACGAGCGCGAGGTCGAGCACAAACGCGAGCGGCTGGAGTTCATCAACCGCTTCCTGCGGCACAACCTCCTGAACGGGCTGAACCTCGTGACGGTGCGCTCGGACCTGCTCGCCCGGTCCGTCGACGACCCCGACGCGGCCGACCACGTCGAGGTCATCCGCGAGCGGGTCGACGACATGGCGGGGCTCATCGACACGATGCGGACGTTCATGGACGCCGTCATCGAGGGGGAGCGCCACCGCGGCGAGCCGGTCGCCGTCCGCGAGGTGCTCGACCGGAAGCTCTCGCTCGCGCGCGAGGGCTACCCCGAGGCGACGTTCCGCGCCCGCGACCTCCCCGACCCCGGGACGCGCGTGCTCGCGGACGAGCTCGTCGGCGAGGTGCTAGAGAACGTGCTGTCGAACGCCGTGGTCCACAACGACACCGACGCGCCGACCGTCGAGGTCCGCGCCCGCGAGACGACGTGTTCGCTCCCGACGGACCCCGAGACGGGCGACCCGCTGCCGCCGGGTCACGCCCCGTCCGGGGCGGAGCCGACCGACGAGCACCCGGCGCTCGCGGTCGAGATAGCCGACGACGGGCCGGGCGTCCCGGACGGCGAGAAGGAGCGCATCCTCGCGAAGGGCGTGACGGAGCTGAGCGCCCCGGGCAACGGGCTCGGGCTCTACCTCGTCGGCGAGACGATGCGCTCGTACGGGGGGCGGGTCGGCGTCGGCGACAACGAGCCGCGCGGCGCGGTGTTCGAGCTGGTGTTCCCGGTCGTCGAGCGCGGCGCGTGA
- a CDS encoding VOC family protein, protein MDLRIDHVTVAGRSLDALRDAFAAAGLDTTEGGAHSNGVTHMATLTLPDGSYLELVSTVEEGAASPWWDAAIRTDAGPCAWAVRVDDAAATAAAMRERGVAVEGPVEYARERPDGVVVEWELVYLGDGEPGSLLPFCIADTTPRAERAGEPSPGVGPTAVRTVVVAVPDLAAATDRLRAAFDLAAPVEGESEHLDARVARFPDAPVALATPRDGGPLAERLDAVGSSPCAFLLDAKPGVEERYPTAATESWGDATVAWLDGDHAGVRGLGLVGA, encoded by the coding sequence ATGGACCTCCGCATCGACCACGTCACCGTCGCCGGGCGGTCGCTCGACGCGCTCCGCGACGCCTTCGCGGCCGCCGGCCTCGACACGACCGAGGGCGGCGCCCACTCGAACGGCGTCACGCACATGGCGACCCTCACGCTCCCGGACGGGAGCTACCTCGAACTCGTCTCGACCGTCGAGGAGGGGGCCGCGTCGCCGTGGTGGGACGCCGCCATCCGAACCGACGCCGGCCCCTGCGCGTGGGCCGTCCGGGTCGACGACGCCGCGGCGACCGCGGCCGCGATGCGCGAGCGCGGCGTCGCCGTCGAGGGGCCGGTCGAGTACGCCCGCGAGCGCCCGGACGGCGTCGTCGTCGAGTGGGAACTGGTGTACCTCGGCGACGGGGAGCCGGGGAGCCTGCTCCCCTTCTGTATCGCCGACACCACCCCGCGGGCGGAGCGCGCCGGCGAGCCCTCGCCCGGGGTCGGCCCGACGGCCGTCCGGACGGTCGTCGTCGCGGTCCCCGACCTCGCGGCCGCGACCGACCGGCTCCGCGCGGCGTTCGACCTCGCGGCCCCCGTCGAGGGGGAGAGCGAACACCTCGACGCCCGCGTCGCCCGGTTTCCGGACGCGCCGGTCGCGCTGGCCACGCCCCGCGACGGCGGCCCGCTCGCCGAGCGGCTCGACGCGGTGGGGTCGTCGCCGTGTGCGTTCCTGCTCGACGCGAAACCGGGGGTGGAGGAGCGCTATCCGACGGCCGCGACCGAGTCGTGGGGCGACGCGACGGTCGCGTGGCTCGACGGCGACCACGCGGGCGTCCGGGGGCTGGGTCTGGTCGGGGCGTAG
- a CDS encoding type IV pilin N-terminal domain-containing protein, with protein sequence MQLSTLFEDEQAVSPVIGVILMVAVTVILAAVIGTFVLGLGSQVQQSAPTANFEFSYTPAGGDGFTDTGDDNDQFTVEHTSGQSMERSRVVVQVEGTEVGGSGDWSDTTISVGSSFSYTEDGTAALEDGDVIRIIWNSANGETSNTVGRSTVPTS encoded by the coding sequence ATGCAACTCAGCACACTCTTCGAGGACGAACAGGCCGTCTCGCCGGTCATCGGCGTGATCCTGATGGTCGCCGTCACGGTGATTCTCGCGGCCGTCATCGGCACGTTCGTGCTCGGTCTCGGCAGTCAGGTCCAGCAGAGCGCACCGACGGCGAACTTCGAGTTCAGCTACACGCCGGCGGGTGGGGATGGATTCACAGATACCGGCGACGACAACGACCAGTTCACCGTCGAACACACCAGCGGCCAGAGTATGGAGCGGTCGCGCGTCGTCGTGCAGGTGGAGGGAACGGAGGTCGGTGGTTCGGGTGACTGGTCCGATACGACCATCTCCGTCGGGTCGTCCTTCTCGTACACCGAGGACGGAACGGCGGCGTTGGAGGACGGCGACGTGATCCGGATAATCTGGAACTCCGCGAACGGGGAGACGTCCAACACGGTCGGGCGCTCGACGGTGCCGACGAGCTAG
- a CDS encoding CNNM domain-containing protein: MNATEIGIRLLAGLGLILLNGFFVAIEFALTRARQFSRDEFVDGSAALERAWEMTGELELYLTTCQVGITASSIAVGIVAEPALAALFEPLFAGSALATVGAGALLGYLIINLVHLTHGEQTPTYLGVERSRFVCRWGARPLHWFYVAISPLITLGDWVAKLTLKLFGIEMTGAWLETEEDVIESRSQLRTRLHSLLGEGELSEERREEVLGALDADERPVSDIVVPADEVVAVSTEATVEENLDRIRATPHTRFPLVGEDLADLRGVVYAPSILEHYEGLRAGEVSFADIATSPVTMAANTTVSDAFDQFQTERQELALVLDGGEVVGLLTATDTLEAVMGELKDPLDERDEGERDG; the protein is encoded by the coding sequence ATGAACGCGACCGAGATAGGCATCCGGCTGCTGGCGGGGCTCGGACTCATCCTGCTCAACGGCTTCTTCGTCGCCATCGAGTTCGCGCTCACGCGGGCGCGACAGTTCAGCAGGGACGAGTTCGTGGACGGCAGCGCCGCGCTCGAACGCGCGTGGGAGATGACGGGGGAGCTCGAACTGTATCTCACTACCTGTCAGGTCGGGATTACGGCCTCCTCCATCGCGGTCGGTATCGTCGCCGAGCCGGCGCTGGCCGCCCTCTTCGAGCCGCTATTCGCCGGCTCCGCGCTGGCGACGGTCGGCGCGGGGGCGCTGCTCGGCTACCTCATCATCAACCTCGTCCACCTGACCCACGGCGAGCAGACGCCGACCTATCTCGGCGTCGAGCGCTCCCGGTTCGTCTGTCGGTGGGGTGCGCGCCCGCTCCACTGGTTCTACGTCGCCATCTCGCCGCTCATCACGCTGGGCGACTGGGTGGCGAAGCTGACGCTGAAGCTGTTCGGCATCGAGATGACCGGCGCGTGGCTCGAAACCGAGGAGGACGTCATCGAGTCGCGCAGCCAGCTCCGCACCCGGCTCCACTCGCTGCTCGGCGAGGGCGAACTCTCCGAGGAGCGCCGCGAGGAGGTGCTGGGCGCGCTGGACGCCGACGAGCGGCCCGTCTCCGACATCGTCGTGCCGGCCGACGAGGTGGTCGCCGTCTCGACCGAGGCCACCGTCGAGGAGAACCTCGACCGCATCCGGGCGACGCCGCACACGCGGTTCCCGCTCGTCGGCGAGGACCTCGCGGACCTGCGCGGCGTGGTGTACGCACCCTCCATCCTCGAACACTACGAGGGACTGCGGGCGGGCGAGGTGTCGTTCGCCGACATCGCCACGTCGCCGGTGACGATGGCCGCGAACACGACCGTCAGCGACGCGTTCGACCAGTTCCAGACGGAGCGGCAGGAACTGGCGCTCGTGCTCGACGGCGGGGAGGTCGTCGGCCTGCTCACCGCGACCGACACGCTCGAAGCCGTGATGGGCGAACTGAAGGACCCGCTCGACGAGCGCGACGAGGGCGAACGGGACGGCTAA
- a CDS encoding CGCGG family rSAM-modified RiPP protein, whose product MSTHEDADAEPVTDRVHDTSWSANLELPRHADDPDRVVADAVDAVAHTEPGRHVNLVTHGAHGHPETYLYDELAARLTDATWEYVDRCGCGGHVTRVHVGPSGGAATDDRGNPRD is encoded by the coding sequence GTGAGCACACACGAGGACGCCGACGCCGAGCCGGTGACCGACCGCGTCCACGACACCTCGTGGTCCGCGAACCTGGAACTGCCGCGCCACGCCGACGACCCCGACCGGGTCGTGGCCGACGCCGTCGACGCCGTCGCCCACACCGAGCCCGGGCGGCACGTGAACCTCGTGACGCACGGCGCCCACGGCCACCCGGAGACGTACCTCTACGACGAGCTCGCGGCGCGGCTGACGGACGCGACGTGGGAGTACGTCGACCGGTGCGGCTGTGGCGGCCACGTCACGCGCGTCCACGTCGGGCCGTCGGGGGGCGCGGCGACCGACGACCGCGGGAACCCCCGCGACTAG
- a CDS encoding DUF6684 family protein, with protein sequence MAFERFDRETLLDLVVNAVPLAMLAGFTALFVVVRPYGFDPAAVAIQLTLVLVPLGALSVLSYHAAAAVERAEEATDTD encoded by the coding sequence ATGGCGTTCGAGCGCTTCGACCGCGAGACCCTGCTCGACCTCGTCGTGAACGCCGTCCCGCTCGCGATGCTCGCCGGGTTCACGGCGCTGTTCGTCGTCGTCAGGCCGTACGGTTTCGACCCCGCGGCCGTCGCGATTCAGCTGACGCTCGTGTTGGTGCCGCTGGGCGCGCTGTCGGTGTTGAGCTACCACGCCGCCGCGGCGGTCGAACGGGCCGAGGAGGCGACGGATACCGACTAG
- a CDS encoding MoaD/ThiS family protein: MSVTEPERRTATTTVDVKATGHVRRELDEHRFEFAFEGDTLGEFLDAFFDEYGCEEMLLAESEADETANGWANYPGDPPGRWERNPEGERTRAFARVLVNGRFNELLDGFGTELSDGDRVALVYPFVFCC; this comes from the coding sequence ATGAGCGTCACCGAACCCGAGCGGCGGACGGCGACGACGACGGTGGACGTGAAGGCGACCGGCCACGTGCGCCGGGAACTCGACGAGCACCGCTTCGAGTTCGCCTTCGAGGGGGACACCCTCGGCGAGTTCCTCGACGCCTTCTTCGACGAGTACGGCTGCGAGGAGATGCTGCTCGCCGAGTCCGAGGCCGACGAGACGGCGAACGGGTGGGCGAACTACCCCGGCGACCCGCCGGGTCGGTGGGAGCGCAACCCCGAAGGGGAGCGCACCCGGGCGTTCGCCCGCGTGCTCGTCAACGGGCGCTTCAACGAGCTACTGGACGGCTTCGGGACGGAGCTGTCCGACGGCGACCGGGTCGCGCTGGTGTACCCGTTCGTGTTCTGCTGCTAG
- a CDS encoding ABC transporter permease — translation MPWRPIARRELSDLLAGRTTKAGLAVVALVFVGGGYAAGTPGSNATVATYANLLGGVVPFVVGALGLLLGYRSVVGDRAAGRLALVLALPHSRADVLAGKLLARGGVAVGTLAVGILVGGWLVEYPFGSVDLLTLAAYLAATLALGLALFGVGTALSTLTVSPRRATVGAFVVLVAVTFWGQLRVPLLLALDYFGLTTPSGGLPEWALFLHGLEPTAVYGRVVDAFVVGVERGPYLGPDAAWYLGGTVAAVLLVAWATLPLAAGYLRFRGTDL, via the coding sequence ATGCCGTGGCGACCCATCGCCCGCCGCGAGCTGTCGGACCTGCTCGCGGGCCGGACGACGAAGGCCGGGCTGGCCGTCGTGGCGCTCGTCTTCGTCGGCGGGGGGTACGCGGCCGGGACGCCGGGGTCGAACGCGACCGTGGCGACGTACGCGAACCTGCTCGGGGGGGTCGTCCCCTTCGTCGTCGGCGCGCTCGGGCTGTTGCTCGGCTACCGCTCGGTCGTCGGCGACCGCGCGGCCGGTCGGCTCGCGCTCGTGTTGGCGCTCCCGCACAGCCGCGCCGACGTGCTCGCCGGGAAACTGCTCGCGCGCGGCGGCGTGGCCGTCGGCACGCTCGCCGTCGGGATACTCGTCGGCGGCTGGCTCGTCGAGTACCCGTTCGGCTCGGTCGACCTCCTCACGCTCGCCGCGTATCTGGCCGCGACGCTCGCGCTCGGCCTGGCGCTGTTCGGCGTCGGGACGGCGCTCTCGACGCTGACCGTCTCCCCGCGCCGCGCGACGGTCGGCGCGTTCGTCGTCCTCGTCGCCGTCACCTTCTGGGGACAGCTCCGGGTGCCGCTCCTGCTCGCGCTCGACTACTTCGGGCTGACGACCCCGAGCGGGGGGCTCCCCGAGTGGGCGCTGTTCCTCCACGGGCTGGAGCCGACCGCGGTGTACGGCCGCGTCGTCGACGCGTTCGTCGTCGGCGTCGAGCGGGGCCCGTACCTCGGCCCGGACGCGGCGTGGTATCTGGGCGGGACGGTCGCGGCCGTCCTGCTCGTCGCGTGGGCGACGCTGCCGCTCGCGGCCGGCTACCTACGCTTCCGGGGGACGGACCTGTGA
- a CDS encoding type II/IV secretion system ATPase subunit translates to MGGRSSPVTPPSVPSPVPPGDADAWYAPAVRDQYAVAPGVVVTVADAADTPFAYRVRAPTVPRGEREALAGLRDFFGDATVQPPLTREATAERFAAGLPDKWRRAFDRLTDVSPAARRRLSYRVLADERCLGDATPLALDDRVEVVDTEGDPVVHTRDFSPAATDLDADADALARVASERLTRYTVDFRGFAVPVVLYRRHTLGRDAFAVRYAVLEPDLLPGDRDLIARCEERVWAAGTDGVVEEPGAFVRERAETLLGRELLADTTGAWLTATARRVREALADRGLAAPPVDDTYAPDRLADLVYYVLRDFVGYGQLTIPIRDPNLEDVEANRVGERVKVLPRADVYDGRVPTNLSFDSETAFTDVVTRLAAADGAELNASNPSAKVNVDPEGVEETIRCAVALPTISEGGPHVSVRKQAGDPMTPPDLVGRDALPTELVALLWQLYETRGVVLFSGPTGVGKTTLMNAHMPFIPFDDRPVSIDEGSREVELPHETGVALSTREHADEYKRVSMADLMTEANYLNPDVEVIAEINTPASFETFAESLNTGHGLIGTTHAEDTETLVNRVVEQGLPAYLLRELDLVVFPKRVEGDRYVGEVVEFPSASEYAALDGDGARGTVEKDGTTVYWNRVCARTHDRGFAFAYDHPDLGDATEASRTAVFERLADRTDRPVAEAKRDFRRKHRYVEYLVREGVDDFEELFAFLSDLRTDEAATVERVGHREAAYEG, encoded by the coding sequence GTGGGAGGACGAAGCTCCCCCGTGACTCCCCCCAGCGTTCCGAGCCCCGTCCCGCCGGGCGACGCCGACGCGTGGTACGCGCCGGCCGTCCGCGACCAGTACGCCGTCGCGCCGGGCGTCGTCGTCACCGTCGCCGACGCCGCCGACACCCCCTTCGCCTACCGGGTGCGCGCCCCGACCGTTCCACGCGGCGAGCGCGAGGCGCTCGCGGGCCTGCGCGACTTCTTCGGCGACGCGACCGTCCAGCCGCCGCTCACGCGGGAGGCCACGGCCGAGCGGTTCGCCGCCGGCCTCCCCGACAAGTGGCGGCGCGCGTTCGACCGCCTGACCGACGTCTCGCCGGCCGCGCGGCGGCGGCTCTCGTACCGCGTGCTCGCCGACGAGCGGTGTCTCGGGGACGCGACGCCGTTGGCGCTCGACGACCGCGTCGAGGTGGTCGATACCGAGGGCGACCCGGTCGTCCACACGCGCGACTTCTCGCCGGCCGCGACCGACCTCGACGCCGACGCCGACGCGCTGGCCCGCGTCGCCAGCGAACGGCTCACCCGCTACACCGTCGACTTCCGCGGCTTCGCGGTGCCCGTGGTGCTCTACCGCCGTCACACCCTCGGCCGGGACGCCTTCGCCGTCCGCTACGCCGTGCTCGAACCCGACCTGCTCCCGGGCGACCGCGACCTGATAGCGCGGTGCGAGGAGCGCGTCTGGGCCGCGGGCACCGACGGCGTCGTCGAGGAACCGGGCGCGTTCGTCCGCGAGCGCGCCGAGACCCTGCTCGGGCGGGAACTGCTCGCCGACACGACCGGCGCGTGGCTCACGGCGACCGCGCGGCGCGTCCGCGAGGCGCTGGCCGACCGCGGCCTCGCCGCCCCGCCCGTGGACGACACCTACGCGCCCGACCGGCTGGCGGACCTCGTCTACTACGTCCTGCGCGACTTCGTCGGTTACGGCCAACTGACGATACCCATCCGCGACCCGAACCTGGAGGACGTGGAGGCGAACCGCGTCGGCGAGCGCGTGAAGGTGCTCCCCCGCGCCGACGTGTACGACGGCCGCGTCCCGACGAACCTCTCGTTCGACTCCGAGACCGCGTTTACGGACGTGGTGACCCGGCTCGCGGCGGCCGACGGCGCGGAGCTCAACGCCTCGAACCCCTCCGCGAAGGTGAACGTCGACCCCGAGGGCGTCGAGGAGACCATCCGGTGTGCCGTCGCCCTGCCCACGATCTCGGAGGGCGGCCCGCACGTCTCCGTCCGCAAGCAGGCCGGCGACCCGATGACGCCGCCCGACCTCGTCGGCCGCGACGCGCTCCCGACCGAACTCGTCGCCCTGCTGTGGCAGCTGTACGAGACGCGCGGCGTCGTGCTGTTCTCCGGCCCGACGGGCGTCGGCAAGACGACGCTGATGAACGCCCACATGCCCTTCATTCCGTTCGACGACCGGCCCGTCTCCATCGACGAAGGGAGCCGAGAGGTGGAACTCCCCCACGAGACGGGCGTCGCGCTCTCGACGCGCGAGCACGCCGACGAGTACAAGCGCGTCTCGATGGCCGACCTGATGACCGAGGCGAACTACCTCAACCCCGACGTGGAGGTCATCGCGGAGATAAACACGCCCGCCTCCTTCGAGACGTTCGCGGAGTCGCTCAACACCGGCCACGGGCTGATCGGGACCACCCACGCCGAGGACACGGAGACGCTCGTGAACCGCGTGGTCGAGCAGGGCCTCCCGGCGTACCTCCTGCGCGAACTCGACCTCGTGGTCTTCCCCAAGCGCGTCGAGGGCGACCGCTACGTCGGCGAGGTCGTGGAGTTCCCGAGCGCGAGCGAGTACGCGGCGCTCGACGGCGACGGAGCGCGCGGCACGGTCGAGAAGGACGGCACGACCGTCTACTGGAACCGGGTCTGTGCGCGCACCCACGACCGCGGCTTCGCGTTCGCCTACGACCACCCGGACCTCGGGGACGCGACCGAGGCGAGCCGGACCGCCGTCTTCGAGCGGCTGGCCGACCGCACGGACCGGCCCGTCGCGGAGGCGAAGCGCGACTTCCGGCGCAAACACCGATACGTCGAGTACCTCGTCCGCGAGGGCGTGGACGACTTCGAGGAGCTGTTCGCCTTCCTCTCCGACCTGCGGACGGACGAGGCGGCGACGGTCGAACGGGTGGGCCACCGCGAGGCGGCCTACGAGGGGTGA
- a CDS encoding ABC transporter permease, with amino-acid sequence MSWRAVARNDLRTLRRSRGAVGLTGVLLLVYVGLAGVFLYVGEPDFAAYTDVLGAVLAILAPLLAVVFGYGTVVEERGSGTATLALSLPHSRRSLVAGKLAARTGLFAAATWLATLVAGAVTLAAFPAFDAATFLGLSLLATGYGVVFLAFAVGLSALFASTRRVIAAALGGYFALVVAWGTLVDVVGLVLFRLDTAAFMGDYPTWAAFARMFSPGAAFDYLRADLLDVGTLPAVTRLSDAWFVSTGGAALALLAWAVVPLALGYLRFRATDL; translated from the coding sequence GTGAGCTGGCGTGCCGTCGCCCGCAACGACCTGCGGACCCTCCGCCGGAGCCGCGGCGCGGTCGGGCTGACGGGCGTCCTCCTGCTCGTCTACGTCGGGCTCGCGGGCGTGTTCCTCTACGTCGGCGAGCCGGACTTCGCGGCGTACACGGACGTGCTCGGCGCCGTGCTCGCGATACTGGCCCCGCTGCTCGCCGTCGTGTTCGGCTACGGCACGGTCGTCGAGGAGCGCGGCTCCGGCACCGCGACGCTGGCGCTCTCGCTCCCTCACTCGCGCCGCTCGCTCGTCGCCGGCAAGCTCGCCGCCCGGACGGGCCTGTTCGCGGCCGCGACGTGGCTCGCGACGCTCGTCGCCGGCGCCGTGACGCTCGCGGCGTTCCCGGCGTTCGACGCCGCGACGTTCCTCGGGCTCTCGCTCCTGGCGACGGGCTACGGCGTCGTCTTCCTCGCCTTCGCCGTCGGCCTCTCGGCGCTGTTCGCGTCCACGCGCCGCGTAATCGCCGCCGCGCTCGGCGGCTACTTCGCGCTCGTCGTCGCGTGGGGGACGCTCGTGGACGTGGTCGGCCTCGTGTTGTTCCGGCTCGACACCGCCGCGTTCATGGGCGACTACCCGACGTGGGCCGCCTTCGCGCGGATGTTCTCGCCCGGCGCGGCGTTCGACTACCTGCGCGCGGACCTGCTCGACGTCGGGACGCTCCCGGCCGTGACGCGGCTCTCGGACGCGTGGTTCGTCTCGACCGGCGGGGCCGCGCTCGCGCTCCTCGCGTGGGCCGTCGTCCCGCTCGCCCTCGGATACCTGCGCTTCCGCGCGACCGACCTGTAG